In Zingiber officinale cultivar Zhangliang chromosome 8B, Zo_v1.1, whole genome shotgun sequence, a single genomic region encodes these proteins:
- the LOC122016056 gene encoding uncharacterized protein LOC122016056, translating into MGFSADPSPPSSPPSIKQRLRSSISFSCCFRGAIVSASAAADEDQPASLVRSSAAWIRSKAQDLMEIVGQCPGLVPAIGRRHQAHRRRRSCDFRYDPLSYSLNFDEGPDEEDAVLAGSGERPFGHPSFSSRLPPSSPPRPAIEMAC; encoded by the coding sequence ATGGGATTCTCCGCCGATCCCTCGCCTCCCTCTTCCCCTCCCTCGATCAAGCAGCGCCTCCGCTCCTCGATCTCCTTCTCCTGCTGCTTCCGCGGCGCCATCGTCAGCGCCAGTGCCGCCGCCGACGAGGATCAGCCGGCATCGCTGGTCCGATCCTCCGCGGCGTGGATCCGGTCCAAGGCGCAGGATCTGATGGAGATCGTGGGGCAGTGTCCCGGCCTTGTTCCGGCAATCGGGAGGCGCCACCAGGCCCACCGCCGCCGCCGCTCCTGCGACTTCCGCTACGACCCGCTCAGCTACTCCCTCAACTTCGACGAGGGCCCCGACGAAGAAGACGCTGTCCTCGCCGGATCTGGCGAGCGGCCATTCGGACACCCGAGCTTCTCCTCCCGCCTACCTCCATCCTCGCCGCCGCGCCCGGCCATAGAGATGGCGTGTTAG